The genomic window TGGGTTTTGGGAACTACGCCTCTCCCAATGGGATATCGCAGCAGGTCAACTGCTGGTCAGTGAAGCAGGGGGTTATGTGTGTGGCGTGAGTGGTGAAAAAGACCACATGAAATATGGTGATATTGTGGCAGCCACACCGGGCATTCATGCCAAGCTGCTGGCTCTACTGCAAGCATCTGATCTACACAAAGCACCAAAAAGCGGTAAATAGTCTCTACATACCGCCTATATATAAAGAAGCAAGGTCCCTTCTCAGACCCCCTCCATAAAGAAACCCCACGCCAAAGGCGTGGGGTTTCAACCGAGTCACTCTTTTTACGCAAAGCGCCAGATGTGTCTTATCCCAGCAACGACAGCACCAATTGGGGCTGTTGATTGGCCTGTGCCAGAATGGCTACACCGGCCTGCTGGATAATTGCCGCCCGAGTCAGGTTGGCAGTTTCTTTAGCCACGTCAGCATCCATGATGCGCGAACGTGCCTCTGTGGTGTTCTCCACAATACCTTGCAGGTTGGAGATCACCGATTCCAGTCGTGTCTGCGTTGAACCCAACGAAGCACGCATGGAAGATACACTGGTCAGTGCGTTATCAATCCCGTACAGAGCCGAAGCTGCATTATCTGCCGAGTTGAAACTCATGGTCGTGTAAATGCCCAAAGCTGAGCCATGACCCGAGTTAATCGCAACCGCCACACCGGTGGTGGTTGAGGTAGCATTGGTTTTAATGTAAGCAGAAAAACCGCCTGCACTAAACAGATTATTACCATTAAACTCAGTATCTGCCGCGATACGGTTGATCTCAGCAGCCAGAGTCTGTACTTCGTTGGTAATATCACTACGGTCTGTACTACTCATCGTACCGTTAGAGGCCTGAACGGCCAGTTCACGAATACGCTGTAAAGCTGATTCTGTCTCTTCCAGGGCTGATTCAGCAACTTGAACCAGGGAAACACCGTCATTAGAGTTTCGAATAGATTGGTTCAAACCACGGATCTGGCTGGTCATCCGACTAGAGATGGACAGACCCGTTGCATCATCGGCTGCGCTGTTGATACGCAAACCAGAAGAGAGACGTTGAAAGCTCTGATTCAGGGATCCTTGAACATTATTAAGGTTCCGAGAAGCGATTTGAGCTGCGACGTTGGTATTGATTGTCAGTGCCATGAGAGATTCCTCCGAAAGCAAATTCCTTGAAGTCTTGCATTAGGTCCCTTCCCTGGCGGAGGTGGGTTGTTCATTTATGCGGACCAACCCTAGCCCGCTTGTACTTTTTTATTTTTTTTCCCGTTGCTGCTGTTACTTTTTTCTTATCTACACTCTCCCTGGAAGCTAGTCGTCCTTAACCTGGCAGTGCTGTTTTCGTGATGCGCACAAAAAACAGACTACGTACACTCCATCCATGATTTTGTTCAAACGGTTTTCCATTGGGGGAAGCCCGTTTACACTTCCCACTCAGCTCGTTGTTTTAAGCTTCAAAAAGCTTAGTTCAACAGTAAGCTGACCAACATCGCATGCTGGTTGGCCTGCACAGCAATGGCCTCTTCTGCTTGTTGCGAAATCGAACTTTGAACAGCAGATGCTGCTTTTTCTGCCTCTTCAGAGCTCTGAATTCCCTGGCTCTGTGCCAGTGCTTTTTCAGAGACATCTGAAAGCCGCTCAACCACCGCATTAAAACGGCTCTGCACCTGATCCAGCTCTTGCCGTATCTGCGCTACCCGGTCCATAGCCCGGTGAATATTCGCCAATGCATCCATTGCCAACTGTGGATCATCCCACGCCACCTCGGACTCTAGTCCCATGGTATGCGCTGTAGTTTGACCCAGTGAAAAACGGATCTCCTCAGACCGACCAACCCCCACCGCAAAGGTGTGGATAGAAAGCCCGC from Magnetococcus sp. PR-3 includes these protein-coding regions:
- a CDS encoding flagellin N-terminal helical domain-containing protein, with product MALTINTNVAAQIASRNLNNVQGSLNQSFQRLSSGLRINSAADDATGLSISSRMTSQIRGLNQSIRNSNDGVSLVQVAESALEETESALQRIRELAVQASNGTMSSTDRSDITNEVQTLAAEINRIAADTEFNGNNLFSAGGFSAYIKTNATSTTTGVAVAINSGHGSALGIYTTMSFNSADNAASALYGIDNALTSVSSMRASLGSTQTRLESVISNLQGIVENTTEARSRIMDADVAKETANLTRAAIIQQAGVAILAQANQQPQLVLSLLG